In Sulfurimonas sp. C5, a single genomic region encodes these proteins:
- the nifV gene encoding homocitrate synthase, protein MAIINDTTLRDGEQAPYVAFNTHEKLEIAKLLYASGADELEVGIPAMGTKEQEDIKEILNLNLPLRIMTWNRATLHDLEASLACGVQAVDLSVPVSQTLIDVKFGGDKEKLFRNLEDVVSLAKKEGLFVCIGGEDSSRADDEFLVELMSFGETLGADRFRYCDTVGILTPHATYEKIDFLTTHTNTPIEMHMHNDFGMATANSIAGFEAGALSANTTVIGLGERAGNASFEQVLMSLKHQFKEERSIDPIVLQNLVQSVALAANRPISTNRPIVGRDIFSHESGIHVSGMIKSLNAYEAFEPEMVGLHRFFPIGKHSGSATINYHLQSFGITPVKEKVQTLLPKVREIVTQRKSVLEPNELMELYLCS, encoded by the coding sequence ATGGCAATTATTAATGATACGACGCTTAGAGACGGGGAACAAGCACCTTACGTTGCTTTTAACACTCATGAGAAACTGGAAATTGCCAAACTCCTTTACGCTTCAGGAGCTGACGAGCTTGAAGTGGGTATCCCTGCTATGGGGACAAAAGAGCAAGAAGATATAAAAGAGATCCTAAATCTTAATCTTCCGCTTCGCATTATGACTTGGAACAGAGCAACGCTTCACGATCTTGAAGCATCACTTGCTTGCGGAGTACAAGCAGTTGATCTCTCTGTCCCTGTATCTCAAACACTTATTGACGTTAAATTCGGCGGTGACAAAGAGAAACTTTTTAGAAATCTTGAAGATGTTGTAAGCCTGGCTAAAAAAGAGGGTTTATTTGTATGTATCGGCGGAGAAGATTCTAGCCGTGCAGATGATGAGTTCTTGGTAGAGCTTATGAGCTTCGGCGAAACACTTGGAGCTGATCGCTTCCGTTACTGTGACACGGTAGGGATTCTTACACCTCATGCGACTTATGAGAAGATCGATTTTTTAACTACTCATACAAACACTCCTATCGAGATGCATATGCACAACGATTTCGGAATGGCTACTGCAAACTCTATAGCAGGTTTTGAAGCAGGAGCACTCAGTGCTAATACAACAGTAATAGGTTTAGGTGAGCGTGCAGGAAATGCATCTTTTGAACAGGTATTAATGAGTCTAAAACACCAGTTTAAAGAGGAGCGTTCAATCGATCCTATCGTATTGCAAAACTTGGTACAAAGTGTAGCGCTCGCTGCAAATCGTCCTATTAGTACAAACAGACCAATTGTTGGACGTGATATCTTTTCTCACGAATCAGGGATTCATGTTAGCGGTATGATCAAATCTTTAAATGCTTATGAAGCATTTGAACCTGAGATGGTAGGTCTGCACCGTTTCTTTCCGATTGGAAAACACTCAGGCAGTGCTACAATCAACTATCATCTGCAATCTTTTGGTATTACACCTGTAAAAGAGAAAGTTCAAACTCTTTTACCGAAAGTTCGTGAGATAGTTACTCAAAGAAAATCAGTTTTAGAACCAAATGAATTAATGGAGTTATATTTATGTTCATAG
- the clpX gene encoding ATP-dependent Clp protease ATP-binding subunit ClpX — translation MSDLVCSFCGKGIKEVERIFSAEGAHICNECIDTCSDIIGKEHLKKERAEFRKGLSIPTQIKEHLDNYVIGQEDAKKVLAVALYSHYKRIDKPTFKNVEIEKSNILLVGPTGSGKTLLAKSLAKIMDVPFAVADATALTEAGYVGEDVESILSRLLASADYDIERAQKGIIYIDEIDKIANKSESATSGRDVSGEGVQQGLLKILEGGEVYVPVKGSRKSSSAETILFDTTHVLFICGGAFVGLVGDDERRKKFKAKKMGFLKSSDEETVQKEIESKDLINFGLIPEFIGRIPVIATLNPLTIEDLIRVLKEPKNAIIKQYQALFELDGIELDFSEDALEAIAHEADDKGVGARGLRGIIEKIMLPLQYELPAKENVEGCTITKAFIDGDEEIKLRYEEKKEAN, via the coding sequence ATGAGTGATTTAGTTTGTAGCTTTTGTGGTAAAGGGATCAAAGAAGTAGAGAGAATTTTTAGTGCTGAAGGTGCACATATTTGTAATGAGTGTATAGATACTTGTTCAGATATTATAGGAAAAGAACATCTCAAAAAAGAGAGAGCAGAGTTTCGCAAGGGACTAAGCATTCCTACACAGATCAAAGAGCATCTCGACAATTATGTAATTGGGCAAGAAGATGCTAAAAAAGTGCTTGCAGTTGCTCTATATTCTCACTATAAACGTATAGACAAACCGACTTTTAAAAACGTAGAGATCGAAAAAAGTAATATTTTACTTGTCGGTCCAACGGGAAGCGGTAAAACACTTTTGGCAAAATCCTTAGCAAAAATTATGGATGTACCTTTTGCGGTAGCTGATGCTACTGCTCTGACTGAAGCAGGATATGTCGGTGAGGATGTTGAGTCTATACTTTCTCGTCTTTTGGCATCTGCTGATTATGATATTGAACGTGCGCAAAAAGGGATCATCTATATTGATGAGATTGACAAAATTGCAAATAAAAGTGAAAGTGCGACAAGCGGACGTGATGTATCTGGTGAGGGTGTACAACAGGGACTTTTAAAAATCCTAGAAGGTGGAGAAGTTTACGTACCAGTAAAAGGAAGCCGTAAAAGCTCTTCGGCAGAAACGATTCTGTTTGATACTACTCATGTACTTTTCATTTGTGGTGGTGCATTTGTCGGCCTAGTCGGAGATGATGAGCGTAGAAAAAAATTCAAAGCGAAAAAGATGGGATTTTTAAAATCTAGCGATGAAGAGACTGTACAAAAAGAGATAGAATCAAAAGACTTAATCAACTTTGGTCTGATCCCTGAGTTTATTGGACGTATTCCTGTAATTGCAACACTGAATCCTCTTACAATTGAAGACCTTATCCGTGTACTTAAAGAGCCTAAGAATGCAATCATTAAACAGTATCAGGCTCTATTTGAACTTGACGGTATTGAGCTTGATTTTAGTGAAGACGCACTAGAAGCTATCGCACACGAAGCTGATGATAAAGGTGTAGGTGCCAGAGGTCTTCGTGGAATTATTGAGAAAATCATGCTTCCTCTTCAATATGAACTTCCTGCAAAAGAGAATGTTGAAGGGTGTACTATTACTAAAGCTTTCATCGACGGTGATGAAGAGATTAAACTTCGTTATGAAGAAAAGAAGGAGGCCAACTAA
- a CDS encoding CCE_0567 family metalloprotein codes for MALTEEQKELKKELAGYKRKVVELAGEIHDIVEDTIWTDYARLMTLSQDVQNAMKVVEDFKAEHTFLQ; via the coding sequence ATGGCATTAACAGAAGAACAAAAAGAACTGAAAAAAGAGTTAGCAGGTTACAAAAGAAAAGTTGTAGAACTTGCAGGTGAGATCCACGACATAGTTGAAGATACAATCTGGACAGACTATGCAAGACTCATGACACTTAGCCAAGATGTCCAAAACGCTATGAAAGTAGTTGAAGATTTCAAAGCTGAGCATACCTTTTTACAATAA
- a CDS encoding SIR2 family protein, translating into MDNVIERLQNGELVPFIGMGVFANTKAKDGSVLPYDSDSMILALNNGRAMSPRLMYEYSRAAMSLEQRKGREFIVQMTNHIYASKEYDLPFTYEFLKTIQPKYMIDTNVDDSGCKVYEDVEHFMITGVSRITADYDRFIIYKYDPETKEYTVVDKSELNDSLPILFKPMGCMKPQMNFIISDADFVDWLTEAMGGYALPPFLKEYKKDKSYLFLGVDFSRDTFRMVAHETTLGLNEGLVVLPKEELTKKENKFVSTHNLQVVNQDCDNFLKALA; encoded by the coding sequence ATGGATAATGTAATAGAAAGACTACAAAATGGAGAGCTTGTCCCTTTTATCGGGATGGGAGTGTTTGCAAACACGAAAGCCAAAGATGGCTCAGTGTTGCCGTATGACAGTGACAGTATGATACTAGCACTTAATAACGGGCGTGCTATGAGTCCAAGACTTATGTATGAGTACTCTAGAGCGGCAATGAGTTTGGAGCAAAGAAAAGGACGAGAATTTATCGTTCAGATGACAAACCACATTTACGCTTCAAAAGAATACGACCTTCCTTTCACTTATGAATTTTTAAAAACAATCCAACCAAAATATATGATCGATACAAATGTAGATGACAGCGGATGTAAAGTGTACGAAGATGTAGAACACTTTATGATTACTGGAGTTTCACGTATTACGGCTGACTATGATAGATTTATCATTTATAAATACGATCCGGAAACAAAAGAGTATACGGTTGTTGATAAAAGTGAACTGAATGATTCTCTACCGATTTTATTTAAGCCTATGGGATGTATGAAACCACAAATGAACTTTATCATTTCAGATGCGGATTTCGTGGACTGGCTTACTGAAGCTATGGGCGGATATGCATTACCACCGTTTTTAAAAGAGTACAAAAAAGACAAATCATACCTGTTCCTAGGTGTTGATTTTTCACGCGATACTTTTAGAATGGTTGCTCATGAAACAACATTGGGACTCAATGAAGGACTTGTGGTACTTCCAAAAGAGGAACTTACAAAAAAAGAGAACAAATTTGTTAGCACACATAATTTACAAGTTGTAAATCAAGACTGTGACAACTTTTTAAAGGCTCTAGCATGA
- a CDS encoding FAD-dependent oxidoreductase, with translation MKKVAVIGGGYGGLRAIEHLAKNKDFSITLFDMNSYHYLQTEAYGYIAGRFDLHDVALDLQNWCLGFDNKVKFVQDEVTFIDSANNTITTKNKTYDFDFCIIATGARTNFFKQIKGLDKYGYGVKKLFRSHGFRTAFEKLLYEKLLEPSVQQQNMNLAIGGAGLSGVEIAAEMADVIKRHTKSIGDSAQELKIYLIDASDTILPGMSPYIIENTKTRLEELGVHIMTKSFISSIDHDTIYFQDDSQLHYTFMIFTGGIIANTIPMDQEVELNRMGQYICDETLRITKNIFAVGDCVELKDSKDAILPPTAQTAERSAEYVVKTINQLLSNEDIETFRARVDGVFVALGGYYAVGELFQYIKVKGKLAYLLKKLITKSYYIGLKLRLNTGFMRRSSLQEE, from the coding sequence GTGAAAAAAGTTGCAGTTATCGGTGGTGGTTACGGGGGATTACGTGCTATAGAACACCTTGCAAAAAACAAAGACTTCTCCATCACTCTTTTTGATATGAACTCTTACCACTATTTACAGACGGAAGCTTACGGCTATATAGCAGGAAGATTTGATCTGCATGATGTTGCGCTAGATCTTCAAAACTGGTGTCTTGGGTTTGATAACAAAGTGAAATTTGTTCAAGATGAAGTGACTTTTATAGATTCTGCAAACAATACAATTACGACAAAAAATAAAACATACGATTTCGATTTCTGTATTATTGCTACGGGTGCAAGAACAAACTTCTTTAAGCAGATTAAGGGTCTTGATAAGTATGGTTACGGTGTGAAAAAACTTTTTCGCTCTCACGGTTTTCGTACCGCTTTTGAAAAATTGCTTTATGAAAAATTGCTTGAACCAAGCGTTCAGCAACAAAATATGAATCTTGCAATTGGCGGTGCAGGGCTAAGCGGTGTAGAGATCGCGGCAGAGATGGCAGATGTGATCAAACGCCATACGAAAAGTATAGGCGATTCTGCTCAAGAGCTCAAAATTTATCTTATAGATGCAAGCGATACTATTTTACCGGGGATGAGTCCATACATAATTGAAAATACAAAAACAAGACTAGAAGAACTTGGCGTACACATAATGACAAAAAGTTTTATCTCTAGTATTGATCACGATACGATCTATTTTCAAGACGACTCACAGCTGCATTATACGTTTATGATCTTTACAGGCGGTATTATTGCAAATACAATTCCTATGGATCAAGAAGTTGAATTAAATAGAATGGGACAGTATATCTGTGATGAGACTTTGAGAATTACAAAGAACATTTTTGCAGTAGGTGATTGTGTAGAGTTAAAAGACTCTAAAGATGCTATTTTGCCTCCGACGGCTCAAACGGCAGAAAGAAGTGCAGAGTACGTTGTAAAAACGATTAATCAGCTACTTTCTAATGAAGATATAGAAACTTTTAGAGCTAGAGTAGACGGTGTGTTTGTGGCTCTTGGCGGATACTATGCGGTTGGAGAGTTGTTTCAGTATATAAAAGTAAAAGGGAAGTTGGCATATCTTCTCAAGAAACTGATTACGAAAAGCTATTATATAGGCTTGAAACTGCGCCTCAATACAGGATTTATGAGACGCAGTAGTTTACAAGAGGAATGA